The region CACACAGATAGTCAGACACCGGTCCTGATGTTTAGCAGCGCAGCGCCTGACGTGGAGGTTAACTTACTTCAGCCGGTTTCTTCGGGTCGGAGGCGGGGGTTCCAGATTTACTGCCATATTTGTTGGAGGAGCAGAAGGAGGTTGAGGGACCTAAATTAAGACAGAGGGTGTGAATTAAAAAAGcgacagaatatatatatatatatatatatatatatataaaaaaacagagtCCGTGTTAGGTCATAGCAGGCGACTCACTCTCATTGTCAGAACTGTCGCTGCTGCTTGAGGACCTGAGACGTTTCATCCTGTAACATCCTGCAGAAGACAAGAAGAGCggcattaaaacacatcaggaaAAAAGGAATTAATGATTGTTTAGAAATAGAAGTGAGTgtttaaatgattataaaatTCAAGCGACAACCAGCTGAGGTGAAAACCAACAGCATGTGTATACAGGAGATAGTTACTCACCATAAATTTCAAATTGAAAAGCATGCTAGTGGATTCCTCTGATAAACCCTTAAACACTTAATTTCATACCTGCAAATAAGAAACACAGTATTAAGAAATATGTCAGTGCAATAAGCAAAAGGtgtaaaaagatttaaaagatgCAAAAGATCACTGTGTCACAAGTTGCATTTCTCTGATTCTtgttagtttttcttttcttttttaaaaaagtatattGGACAGTTTATAGCGAGGGTGACATAGAGCACACAGACACCGCAGGTTCACAGTATCTGCCTTTAACCTACTGAACCGCTGGGACGATTCATTAAGGTCTCAAAAAAGTGAGGGACTCAAACCCGGAGTCGCCCCCACATACAGTACGCTGTTTCAACAGACAGGACATGCCTCACATTCCCCATGAGGacaggaggggtggggggagcATGAAACTCACTCCACTCTATACTGAAGTATAAGTCAAATACACTGATGCCAACTGCTGAGGAAAGTGCATAGATAGTTTTAAACTAGTTACAAAGTCCAAACTAGACCTGTAGAGTCTGTAAAATCACAAGAGACGAGCGATACCCGAAAAGGATCAAAATTGAATCTggctgaaaacaagaaaataaaaaatccttGGGGTATAAATCAGTGGTGAAATTATTATGTCATAACTTTATCACTTGTTCCGAGATCTTTATTGACTTAAAACTTGGTGCTGTTTCAAAGAGTGAaatccaaaaacacaaacacagcatagTAAACAGAGTGTCCACCTCCACAGCAGAGCCTGTTGTTGTAGCTGCACTCTAAACGCCTGCCAGCTGCTACTGACACCAGCGTTCCCGTCTCTGAACGCagcacacataaacaaaaaaatattataacaGCTATAAGATATTATGAATAACGTGAAGTTCGGGCCATCTTAAGTATAAAGTTAGAATGTCAACTGCGGTGAAGAACTGGATGAAACTTATTAGATGAGTAATATTCAGATAAATGATAGGCTGGCTATAATCTGAGGGTGGGATAACATTGTTAAACTGCCAATGATGTAGGAGGTGAGTACTCAGggcagagctgcaactaacgattatttgcattattgattaatctgctgatcatTTCCTCTGTGGAAAATTTCGATCACTGTTTCATAAAGCTCAAGAtacaacctaaaatgtcttgttttgtcccgaccaacagtccacaacccaaagatattcactttactgtcatagagaaaaatcacatttgagaaagtgaaatcagagaatttggcaATTATCTTCttcaaaatgattaaacaattatcaaaacagttgacGGTGATTAATTCAAAAGTTGGTGACTAATCGATTactcaactaatcattgcagctctaaatcagCTTGAAGCcacaaaacacagattcagttctcttttatgaaataaaaaagttcCTGCCCTTACTGACTTCTGTCTCCATAATGTACTTCACAGCATTTTGCACCGAGTTTAAGATGTTTTATCATCCACTACACCCAACAAGTACTTTATGGTCTGAATGAGACAACTGTGTTAAATATAATAAGACAGACACATGTGTCATAACTCTGCTCCAGCCTTCCTTACACTCTTAATGTTACTGTCATCACAGTCTGAGATCAGGAAGCTACCCACATATAGTACAAAGTGGACGGATATGACATCACACTGATATGAGGTTACTGGGTGAGAAATTAAACAATGATCTATACATTTCCCTCCTCGTTGTGTCCTGTATGTATTAATGTGTGGGTAGCTGTGACTTTGTGCTTAGCTACAGGGACGTTGGGGGGCTTTTAGAAAAACAAACCCTTGTAACAACTACACAAAGTGCCCTGCCCAAAGAGCCTTGGCgccaaacccacacacacacatacacacacaggcctgtTAGCGGGCTGCAGGCTGTGGAGAAATCAAACATGAGCGCCACCGTCGTACAAAGATGTCACTTCCTAGAGACATTAAAGACGAATATCTATGTAGCTCAACTGGGTTAATTATCCAGTGCTGGGAGCAGTGAATTATCAGCAACGTTTACTCAATGGTCGCTAACACTAATGTAGTCAAGAGGCAGAAAGAGTCCCAGAAAAGGAGCAGGCCCCGTGGCCTGGAAACACCATCCAGGGCAAATCCTGGCACACTGAGCCCCACTGTGTTCTCATTCCTCCCGTCTTACCTCCAGTCCTCGCTGTGCTGTCCGCTTTATTCCAACCATACAACTCAATCCTCAACGTACACCTATAAACACAGAGCCAGACCCGCTATCTGCGCattcatttgatgtttttttgtgtccCACCACAGTGGGAACCTCCTGGGCTGCAATCTGTCCACCACCACGGCACAACAGCTCTATTGTACCGCGCGTCCCTCCGGGTCCTAAACCCCGCCGCTTCCCCTCCACGCTGGGTGCGCTCGATTTGTGCACCGGTGTTTAGCTTGAAACACTAACTCTAGACACAACTCCTTCACAACTGTAACacactgattaaaaacaaaaacagtccaGCAGTCATCTGTGTGCTTTCAGATATTCTACAGCTTTTAATGTGactacacatttaaatgtaGAAGCAACAAATTACAGACAAATGTGTattgttgctttaaaaaaaactaagcTCAAATACAAAAGGTTTACAAATACAAAAGTACATCACAGTAAGTCcttatgtatatttttcttaaaggCAACTGTACAAAACTGTTGGCTAAATTTATCtttaagatcccctccagacatattttaagatgtacataaaatactctactaTTTGCGATGACCCAAATCCTGCTCATATACTCaccccttaaaattggattttcaatgagcacagagaaacgttccactttcagcagatgaatgtgaaaacaaactctgcgcATACAtcgttctgcacagtgaagctcaaacattcagcTATAGGAacgagaagaaaaacatatttttgagtggagggggacttctAACTAAACCTGCAATGTGCTGCATGTGTTTCATCAtcgataaatgaataaatgaaagtcCCCGACACAGTCTGGGTCTAGTCACACTGTTAGCGAATGATGGACACACTGTTTAAGTAGGTGGAAGTCAAATAGCTGAAGTGAAAGCTGCTAACTGGGATTCACTGAGCTGTAGATGAAAACAAGACAGCACATTGTTACTGAAGTCATCAATGCAAAACCAATGATTCATTTCGCTTTAGGGAAATTCTGGcatgagtgtttttccattaaagTAATGACACTGATCTCTAATATTCAAGCACTGTGTTTCTTAAAACACCACAGAAAATAATTCACTAATTTGATGAGTCATATTAATGAATCACCTTCTCTTTTTTACCAGTTTTACACAACATACAAGACAGTAAGACAAGAGTTCATTTAGAGGttgttcaaaaatgtaaaactgctcaaattgtgttttacaaaatgtcagGTTGATCTGGTTACAAAACAGAACCAGAAAGTTTCCCTTTACCTTATTGTAAGTTTCTTATATATCAATTGTTTTGTAAATGACAACCTTCAAACCATGTGGATGTGCTGGTGATGGTGACTATAGAAACTTTACTAAATCAGGAGGACGATCATTTACGACATTGTGATTATAGACTGTCGTTACCTTCATTGCCTACAAGCATTATCACAGTCACATACTGCTTTCTTTCATCCGTCTCATTGAGTACAggtataaaacaaacaaaatgaagtcACACAAAAGGAAACTTTTACTAAAAATTATAATGAAGAACATCAATTTGTGTCTATACAAAAACATTCAGTAgagtataaaacaaatattacaaaataaaaaaaaaacaacttatcaCATGAATTGCCTACATCAAAAACCCAGCAATTATACACGTGTTCACACTGATTCCCATTCAGTATAAACAGATCAGTTCATCTGAATGAACCGCAAGAGACACTCAACCTTTCACGATTAAACTTTGGcctaacaaatacaaataaagacGTAGTTATCACCTACACAGCTTCTTTCAAATATACACAACTTGAACAAAATCCATTATCtaaaccacatacacacacacaagtcattataagaaataaaaatatgatttatatataaaatatatttcctcAGGCATTCTTGTGCTCATGGTCTTTTCCACTGCAGAGATTGTTTCAGgcagcacagaaaaacaaagctttaaattaaaatgaattacatTTACAGCAAAGAGCTACATTCACAATTGATAAAAGCAACAGAATGACCAAATACATTcatagaaatataaatattcacAGCACGCTTAGTTAGCAACTAATGGATGTTACGTGTTTTAcagcaaatgttttattctCCTAATTTTTAGATGATACTGGGACGACTGAATTGTTCTATCCAAGGCTTTGTCATTCACAGTCCTTAATAGTTTCCACTTctacctattttttttttttaggataaaaataataatccatAAAAGAGGCAAATAATCAAATGCTACTTATAAATCAACCCAAACTGGACGGCAGGGGTTTAGACAATCTGAATCAAAGTCTGATGAGAGGTTTGTCTCGATACGTAATCATTCACAAGCCCATCTGCATGTCAGCGAAGTTGAAGAAGCTGTCCACGTCTCGAGAAGATGTGTTCTTATTATCAGAGACAAAAACCTGTGAGGAAAACAAGCATAAGATGTTCTAGGCTTGGTGGAGGTATTTTACTAGAGAAAGTGAACCTATATGGGTAAAACTAGAAAAGACAGATGCAGCAAATACAGTCTGCTTACCTTGGTCCCACTGAACACTTCATTTGCTGTGTTCTTGCAGGCTTCCACAACTCCGTCACCGTTCAGCTCCAGGGCGATGACGGGACCTTTATTAGTAATAAGATACAAAAGTCACAATCCTACACTACAGCGGTCCAACTCAAACAATGACTTCCAAACATTTCCAACTGCTCTATGACtgcacagctacacacacagtTTGGTTATAAAACTTTCTATGACCAAAATAGGGATGCTGACATTTTCAAGTATAATTACCAAATCTGAGTGCtgattcatttgatttttgcaatgtgCCCCAGATTGGCAGTGGAAAGCTAGCAGTCAGCAGTGTCGTCATCGTAAAAATCATGTGAGCTTATAGGCCACAAGTCACTTTCAACTTCTGAGAAATGGCAGAAATGGCATATACTGTAGCCTGAGAGGGGACAGTATTTGGGTGTAAAACAGGAACCCAAATCAAACAAACTGATCTTGTTATAACAGCTAAAAAACTGCATTATTAGTAGCATTATTCCAGAATCTgtatcagctttattggccaagtatgttaaCACGTACACAGAATTTGGCTCTGGTTTCTAGTGGCTCTCGATATGCTTACACACAACAATGTTCAGGAAAAGCACATGGACATGCagccaaaacaaagacaacaaagctCAACAAAGATATGTAAACATAAAGATATGACTAATATGACTAATATGTACAAGCAAGTACGTGACAAAGTCTTGTGCTATTTGAAGACTGGAAACTAACCCTGTTTGCCAGTTTAGACCTGTTAAGACAGTGTGATAGTTTcgttctgctctgctgttatatGTACTTGATACTACAACTTGATACTTTAGAGTATGTACACAtgttgtatcttttttttctttatgaaaaaTCTTCATAATCTACTAGATAAGATCTGGTACACCGGGTCGAGCTCCTGAGCAGCTTTTATTTTAGTGATATTGTGGACCAAcatcacacagagacaaaaaaagattgCAGAAGATGAAAATTACCTTTGGTGATCCACTCCACCAGTTCCTCTGCGTTACTCTGAAACACTCTCTTCACATCTTCAGGTCGCATTGAGACTTCCTTTGTCTGGATCAGCATGAAACCTTTAGCAGTTGCCTGTATAAATGAGATAATAAACATTCAAGGTTTGCATTGATCCACCAAGCATTTAAAGAATGCATGCACATAGAGAAGATtaactgtatatactgtatatatgtataagtGTGTCTGCATAGTGCTTGCAACAAGATGTTGTAACTGTCCCACATGTGGATCCAGTCTCATGCTTGTGTGATGGAGTAATGCATATTTTGGCAACAACACCAACATAACTGGAATGTTTAACTGGCAACGCAGCCagcttagcatgttagcttaGCATTTCAGATATTCTACAAGTTGTCAGAGTCAAAAAGAAATGTGACTGACTTCACTCAGACTACCAATTGTTTGGTTCTGAAAATCATATTATTTGGAATAAATCTGTCTTGTACTGACAGAACACtaagaataaaaaaagctttataatgtttatatgCACAATTCATGAATGGAATATGTCCCAGATATTAAAGGAATGCTGAGGTGTGTACTCGACATAGCTGGTGAGCTAAAAAGACACAATGAAGTGCATCTGCTTCAGGAGAAGCCATCATTCTATATTTCACATGAAATTATTTAGTGGTTTGAGATGAAAGAAATATCCGCTGAGCTTCTGTGATAATGCAACTTATCTGATTTGGCTGACAACCAGCTTCAGATTCCTCTAAATGTTTTAGGTAAGGACAGGTGCTGATGCTGGATTAAAAGTCACAATTTGTAACTTCATTTAGGATGACGTCAGAAAACTGCAGATTCTGCCAGTTAAAACTGtggttttgcttttctttcGATTCAATCTGCAGTAAAAGACTGACTGCTCTTTAAGTTTTATCAGTGCATTACCAGAAAGCTTTGATACATCATTATCACCACCATTTTTCCATTCACATACTAAAGACTTCTTCCTTTTACTAGCACTTTGTAACAGATTGTGGTATTATATTAAGCGAAACTTCCTCACACTCTCCTCTCACTTTGAATCCTCCTCACCTCATCTATCAGTTTGCGGGCGTTTGCAGTGGTGTACTCTccagcaaagaaaacaaagaggcaGGACTCTTCACTGTCCTTACGCCTCCCTCCTTTTGTCAAAGGCACAATGCTGCGTGCGGGGTCGGTGGAGACTCGAACTGACTTGAACTCAGACTCAGAGTCTGGGGCCGGCACAAAATCCAGAACCGCTGAAGTCTCTGGCAACAAGCTCCAGTTGTTCTCTCCGGACACTGGCGTGAAGTCATGTATGTTGCTCCAGTTGTTGTTGAATATGCTGAGCCCGGCATCCTTGAAGTGGAAGGCTAGCTCGGGGTAGAAGTACTGAAAGCAGCCGAATTTCATACCTGTAGATGACTCAATGATGGGCTGAGTGGCGCAGCACAAGAACACTTCCATCTTTTTACAGTCCCGTGTGCGAAACTGCTGACAGGCCACCACGCACTTGATGTCTTTACAGtctctgaaaaacacactgcCCTTGACAGGTCCGAGAACAATGCGGCAATTGACGCAGTCGTCGATGGTGATAGTTGCTGAGTGGTCGAACACGTAGATGTTGCAGTTCTCACACTCTTGGATGACAAACTGTTGCCCGTTCAGTTTGCCAGGCAGGCGGCCCACCGTCACATCTTTGAGCCCTGTCAGCATGTAGTCTTTAGGATCAACCTGTGCAAAGAGAAAGTTGAATAGATGAGtattcaaataatatatatttagagATGCACAGATATGCCTTCTTTGAACTGTGCCAGTATCTGCACGTCTGTCAACCAATAACAATACTGATATTTTTGGAAATGTCTAAACTTCTAGAAACATTGCTGCGGAAACTTTTAAGCTTCTCAGACATGCATATACCAATAATGCACTATATCCATTTCTCTTACAACTAGGTCGCATGCATGACTGATATTTGATTTGACCGCATTAGCTTGCAGTTATTTATAAAACTATTTTGAGACCTCACAACCGGATACTACGTGATGTCATGTATTGTTTGGTATACCATTTTTAAGGTGCAACATCCCATGAGTCAAAACGGAAGTTGAACCACCGCTTAGTCAACGCCCAGTGTCTGAACAAGCCATGTAAAAGTGTGGTCAGCTGCGGAACAGTGAACCATACAGTGTTGTGTAGTAATCCGATAATGAGATAACGCGGGATACacggagacagagaggaagagaggaagaggctTTAAGCCTAAAACTCAAAGAGTGTTGTCAACGTATAATGAGCATTACACGCATCTCCTGGCTGGTTAGGTAACAGTTGAGTATCTGGAGACCGCACAATGAATCTAAGCATGTTGCAGCACCGAGGAAATCTCTTTAGAGCAAATGTCGACAGGTGACTTAACGGTGCTCGTTGGCATAACAGAGTCACTGACACTCTTTGGATGTCAGCATAGTGCATGGCTGCTAGCATTTACACTAATTTGCCTTTTTATCTATAAATGTAGCTCACATTAACTGCACCTCTTGGGGAATACACAGTAACCAGCCACCTGAAAGCTGCTGGCACACACGTTAAGAGACGTTTTAAGCGTGCAGACAAGCTTAAGTTAGTTGGTTAAGACCCTCATTTGCCATTCGGATAtgagtttatttcattttatctttttattttctgtttcaccGGTCCTACGAGCGTTACCTTTTCTCTCTTATCCCAGCTGTATTGCTTCGGTGCCTCGTCGGTGTTGTTGCCAAGGGGAACCGCGTTGCTTGTCGTAGTTTCGACCGTCGTTGTTGTCGGCTCACGTTCCTCTTTTTCGGACGACTTTCTTTTGGATTTTTTCGAAAAGAAGCACCCCATTTTGCTATTTCACTGGTGACGAGATGAGACCTGTTTTCTAACAGTAACGTTAGCTAGGAGAGCCCGAGATGTGTGAGGCAGAAGCTTACGTGCACTTTTAGttgacaagatttttttttttgcttcccgTTTCCCAGGGTTGTTTCGCAACCAATCGGTACCGTACTAGTTGTTataacagccaatcacagaccTGGACAGAGTGACGAAAGTCACGCAGAAGAGGCGTGCACTCATGCTATGTTCATGTAAAACTGCAAATGAGAATTTACgcaatcagtttttattttaatacattttaatgcgTTTGCCtttgcataaaatgaaaaccttctggcatatttttttccaagttTAATTCAGTTTGCCTGCCCGGCAACAGCCGCGAATAGGAAAGGCCTTCTCTTtgcccaaacaaaacaaaataactgcGATTTTCATAAATATAGTGCGTTGtttgcaaaacaaaatcaaaaattcAGACTAATATGAtaggtaaaataaaaactaagttaatgattaataattcatttaaatgtatctTGCAACCATCCCTGTCTCAAAGTATGGGGTCAGTTGCACACCTCACACCTGCAAATTCTGAGTGTATTATCATATATAGACATATTTTAATGACGTGGGTACTAAACTGATATATATGAGTTCAATCTATTAAAACTGTGTTGGTCTACTAtaaatagtaatagtaatagtatagtaatagtaataacgTTGTGCTTTACAAAGTAGGCAGCCCTCAAAGTAGACTGACGTCACCTTAGATGAGAAGAACCAAAATCGTATAAGCTTGAATTTACCAGACTACCATGAACGCATCGTCATCTACACATTGGACACACCTCTCCAACTGGGTGTTGTCTTGTTCCCACAACAAGCTGCTTACTGTACAATGTGGAAATAtcttatataaaataataataataccatgCGATGAAGTTAAATGACTGAAAAGTAGCGAATCATGTAAGATCATGCAAATGTGCCGAGATGTcggtgtttttttgtttgtttatttgtttttaccaGTCAGGGAAAGTCTATATTTGTAATGTTGTTATGAAGTTTGAGCTATAGTGAAAAAGCACACAATCCTACGacacaaacaacatgtaacCGTGCCCAATTAGATCAGATTACCTTGCAACTTAAGCCACAAGGCCACTCTAATAATAGGTAATAATCCCCCATGGTTCCTCTGTGAAAGATGCTCTAAGGCCTGGCCTTTCTGTACATCCCCTTTTCATTCATAACCATAATGTGACATAGGTGCAGTTGAAATACAGAAGAAGGGATGTTTTAAGACCTATAAAAGTACATGTCTGACATGGTTTTTCCAGAAGttcaattacctcattaaaatccttaaaataccATCTCATTCTTCCTCATTGAAAGATCCAGACTCTATGactatgcaaatatttttcatgtctaAAGTTTAACTgtaagatgtctcctacttctcTGAAAAATCCATTCTCATCACAGTTGTGCAATTGCATaatggaccacaattggctccaaactagttcttatgtcacaaatcatgctcaagTACATGCGTTGACctcagatttaaagtgagcacagagaaactttcctccttccgCTGACGGAAACAGCCTCCTattgtcaaactctgcatataaATCATTTTGCACGGTGAAGCTAACACATCCAACTGtaagcaaaatatttttttgagtggagggggacttaaaACCAAAACCTTCAGGGTGTGTTTAACTCCTCAGAAATGACAGTATACACACATTTAAGTAATGTGTGTATACTTTAACTCACGGAGTGGATGGTGAATGGTAAAAGCTCTATTAAAGGAGATTCTGAGTATTACATTTCATAAAGTGTGAAGGATACAAGAGTTGCTGGGTGAGACGCAGGACAGGAAATAGTCCACTGTCaggattaaaaattaaattactgcTAAAGTGGAGGGATTTTGGTGGAGGAGTCTTGTGAACAGCGgtacacatacaatacaatacaatttttCTTTCCCTCTAATAACTAATTCTGCCTGTCACTCATTATGATATCAGAAAACACTCACTATGAGAAAACATGCGTCAGTGTGGTGAGTGTCTGCATGAAATGTATTATCAGGTGTTATTATTGCATCCGTTTTGAATTTAGTTGATGAAACTTGCCCTTTTCTCACTCCCACAACACTTTATTTCTCAATGAATGCAAACATCTTGCAGTCATGGCTGCAGGTCATGGCCGGATTAACCTGTTAGGTGGCCTAAGGACAAATATTCGCGCCCGCCtcctccaaacaaacaaacacacacacacacacacacacaacacatgcacacacaatgcTAGAGTCATGTTCACCTGACTAATGTAAATTCAATATTCCAATTAATAATCTTCATTTAACTCTGCTTTGTCCCAAACAATTCATGACTGAAATATGTGGCTCCGCTACATTTACAAgttagttgctaactttgtcctACTGCCATTTGCTGCTGTGAAAGTACCATATCTGAGCTTATTCGCTGAAAATAGCtatctgttgctgctgctgctggaaatgaggttAATGAGAGCAGTAAGGGTGAATCAAAACAGGAAGGTGGTGGGCTGTAACACTAAAATAGTGAACTGAAGGAAGCTGAAACCCTCTGTAGAGCTGAGTGGAAACTGGTCATAATCCTCTGTGGGTTTGACAATATTAGCCACCTCCCTCACGTTAcccacagtcatttgatccattcttaaattaaaaatattgattagagcaacTTTAAGGTTACATGGATTTACTGCAAGTAAACAATAACAGTGTCACATATCTGCTAAGCTAGAGGGGCCAACTAACATTTCTACTTTGGAGCCTAAGAGCCGATGTTGTTGAGTACGGTGATGATTGTCTGTGGGTCTTCACAAGTAATACCCTACCTTTCACTTTACACAAgtcatttgatctatttttaatataaaaatattgattagtgcagctctAAAGTCTTAACACTAGATATTGAAACTGGTCCAAAAGAATAAACGTGCTGTCCTGTACATTTTTTCAGCAAATTCCTCAACAAACTTGCAATTAGTTACATTTTGTGCAACTGACAAACAGGAATCTGATATTTTTGGGGCTTTGCCCAGTTGAAATCCAGCCTTTCCAGCTGCTGCGACCCCCAATCATCACTACCTCTCACCCCCACTAGTGTTACTACCAAGGCCACATCATCCAAAGCGGATATTTGCTTTTACTTTTCTTGCAAAGGGGCAAGTTTTAACGTCCAAGCACAGCAAGTGTCAATTTCCTGTTTTGAGGAGGACCAAGCACTGAATTGCAAAATCATCAAAATCCCAGGACAATGACTCAGTAGCTTCATATCGGCCGACTTGGTGTGTGCCTGTGTGATTTGGTCTCCTCCACAAGGGCAGCGCAGTCTCCCTCCGGAACGGTTTCCTCGCCTTTTTTACATCGCGCAGTGTACCTTTAAAAGGTTGACCTCGCCGGTCTACGATCTGTGAGCACTGGATTGTTTTCCCACTCGGCTCAGCTGTGTGTACCTTCCAACAGTGACATGGCATAGAGGCGGTgtgctgtcagcagcagcagcagcagcagcatcctgcGCCATGGACGCTCTCCGACAGCCGAAGCGGAGCGGAGTCCGCGCCGCGCTGGAGACGATGATGCCCGCTTGGATATTACTGAACACGATGTCCGGACTGAAGGCGGAGGGCGCCGGAATGGAAGAACTTGCCACCGAGAAGGAGGCGGAGGAAAGTCACCGACAGGACAGCGTTAATTTGCTGACATTCATTTTACTGCTGACCTTAACGATTCTCACCATATGGCTCTTCAAGCACAGACGGGTCCGTTTCCTTCACGAAACCGGACTGGCAATGATTTACGGTGAGTCTTATACTAGGTTATATGTTGAGTGCACACACGCTCTCCTTCACAACTACCACCACCTTCCCGCAGGCTTTGCATGAT is a window of Thunnus thynnus chromosome 8, fThuThy2.1, whole genome shotgun sequence DNA encoding:
- the rp2 gene encoding protein XRP2, producing the protein MGCFFSKKSKRKSSEKEEREPTTTTVETTTSNAVPLGNNTDEAPKQYSWDKREKVDPKDYMLTGLKDVTVGRLPGKLNGQQFVIQECENCNIYVFDHSATITIDDCVNCRIVLGPVKGSVFFRDCKDIKCVVACQQFRTRDCKKMEVFLCCATQPIIESSTGMKFGCFQYFYPELAFHFKDAGLSIFNNNWSNIHDFTPVSGENNWSLLPETSAVLDFVPAPDSESEFKSVRVSTDPARSIVPLTKGGRRKDSEESCLFVFFAGEYTTANARKLIDEATAKGFMLIQTKEVSMRPEDVKRVFQSNAEELVEWITKGPVIALELNGDGVVEACKNTANEVFSGTKVFVSDNKNTSSRDVDSFFNFADMQMGL